The following coding sequences are from one Salvia hispanica cultivar TCC Black 2014 chromosome 3, UniMelb_Shisp_WGS_1.0, whole genome shotgun sequence window:
- the LOC125215305 gene encoding calcium-dependent protein kinase 28-like has translation MGSCFSTSKVSGSNSSTSVNNRRSSAAAKPPASGAPESVPRKQESSNNDRNRRARESHKSQQQKKPSHHNLKSSSKRPTGAIPCGKRTDFGYDKDFDKRYTIGKLLGHGQFGYTYVAIDKSNGDRVAVKKIDKAKMVLPIAVEDVKREVKILRALTGHENVVHFYNAFEDDSYVYIVMELCEGGELLDRILSKKDSRYTEKDAAFVVRQMLKVAAECHLHGLVHRDMKPENFLFKSPKEDSHLKATDFGLSDFIRPGKKFQDIVGSAYYVAPEVLKRKSGPESDVWSIGVITYILLCGRRPFWDKTEDGIFKEVLRNKPDFRRKPWPGISNAAKDFVKKLLVKNPQARLTAAQALSHPWVREGGEASEIPLDISVLSNMRKFVKYSRFKQFALRALASTLDEEEISDLRDQFDAIDVDKNGVISLEEMRQAMEKDLPWRMKDSRVLEILQAIDSNTDGLVDFSEFVAATLHVHQLEEHDTEKWHHRSQAAFEKFDVDKDGYITPDELKMHTCLRGSLDPLLEEADIDKDGKISLSEFRRLLRTASLSSRGVASPSAARAAALKM, from the exons ATGGGTAGCTGTTTTTCAACCTCAAAAGTCAGTGGCTCCAATAGCAGCACTTCGGTCAACAACCGCCGCTCCTCCGCCGCAGCCAAGCCACCAGCCTCAGGGGCTCCGGAATCTGTACCTAGGAAGCAAGAGAGCTCTAACAATGATCGCAATCGGAGAGCAAGAGAGAGCCACAAGAGTCAGCAGCAGAAGAAGCCATCTCACCACAATCTCAAGAGTTCTTCCAAGAGGCCAACTGGGGCGATTCCATGTGGGAAAAGAACAGATTTTGGATATGATAAGGATTTTGATAAGAGGTATACGATCGGGAAATTGTTGGGACACGGCCAATTTGGTTATACATATGTTGCGATTGATAAGTCCAATGGAGATCGTGTTGCTGTCAAGAAAATAGACAAGGCCAAG ATGGTTCTTCCGATTGCTGTCGAAGATGTCAAGCGGGAGGTCAAGATATTGAGGGCTTTAACTGGCCATGAGAACGTGGTCCACTTCTATAATGCTTTTGAAGATGATTCTTATGTCTACATAGTGATGGA GTTGTGTGAGGGCGGAGAACTGCTAGACCGTATCCTATCAAA AAAGGATAGCCGATACACTGAGAAAGATGCAGCATTTGTTGTAAGGCAGATGCTAAAAGTTGCAGCTGAGTGCCATTTACATGGTCTTGTACACCGTGATATGAAGCCGGAG aattttttatttaagtctcCAAAAGAGGATTCACATCTGAAGGCCACAGATTTTGGTTTGTCAGACTTCATTAGACCAG GAAAGAAATTCCAAGACATTGTTGGCAGTGCATATTATGTAGCTCCAGAGGTATTAAAACGTAAATCCGGTCCCGAATCAGATGTATGGAGCATTGGTGTAATTACTTACATCTTGCTGTGTGGAAGGCGGCCATTCTGGGACAAAACCGAGGATGGCATATTTAAGGAG GTTCTGAGGAACAAACCTGACTTTCGCCGTAAACCATGGCCTGGGATTAGCAATGCTGCAAAAGATTTTGTCAAGAAATTGCTAGTAAAAAATCCTCAAGCACGGCTTACTGCGGCCCAGGCCTTGT CACATCCTTGGGTTCGAGAAGGAGGCGAAGCTTCGGAGATTCCTTTAGACATCTCCGTTCTATCTAACATGAGGAAATTTGTGAAATACAGTCGATTTAAGCAGTTTGCTCTTCGG GCATTGGCTAGCACACTCGACGAAGAGGAAATATCGGATCTACGAGATCAGTTTGACGCGATTGATGTGGATAAAAATGGTGTCATCAGTCTTGAGGAAATGAGACAG GCCATGGAGAAGGATCTTCCTTGGAGAATGAAGGACTCACgagttcttgaaatccttcaaGCG ATTGATAGCAACACCGATGGACTTGTAGATTTCTCAGAGTTTGTTGCAGCCACCCTACACGTCCATCAGCTGGAGGAGCACGATACGGAGAAATGGCACCACAGGTCGCAGGCAGCTTTTGAGAAATTCGACGTTGATAAAGATGGATACATAACTCCGGACGAACTCAAAATG CACACATGTCTAAGGGGTTCGCTGGACCCGCTGCTGGAAGAAGCAGACATAGACAAAGACGGGAAGATCAGCTTGTCTGAGTTCCGCAGGCTTCTAAGAACTGCTAGCCTGAGCTCTCGGGGCGTGGCAAGCCCATCTGCGGCTCGAGCTGCTGCCCTCAAGATGTGA
- the LOC125211697 gene encoding uncharacterized protein LOC125211697 yields METPSSTRRVTRSQTLASSRKLEESSMQKKQQQQDRSALIDITNDSPIVGLAMGSLKTPSSAFSKKRVSNQGQFIRTPGSGEALLRGQVKTLLQKVEEEAELSKITLDKRPFFNLQGLISSPLDLVAPTPANTPQILNNQIGDCGNDGFPSVTTVAETFFIPQMMNGVVEEGKQDSVETEESVITRSLFLDFSEKSDSSDCSSVVTYQGVCFGGREKKVSTDNDDDDDDASIWSIQVNASSTRDEDDDEVEEDEEVVQGCIEEEKEEEYYLVVHDDWMIDDVCEGLSKISVGPKFEGKHIRFIYNSDGEIEGEEEEVCETPKE; encoded by the exons ATGGAAACTCCATCATCCACTAGAAGAGTCACGCGATCACAAACCCTGGCTTCATCGA GGAAACTTGAGGAATCGTCGATGCAGAaaaagcagcagcagcaagaTCGGTCTGCTTTAATTGATATAACCAACGATTCCCCCATTGTCGGGCTTGCAATGGGAAGTCTGAAAACCCCCTCTTCCGCATTCTCGAAGAAGAGAGTTAGCAATCAAGGGCAGTTCATCCGAACCCCGGGTTCGGGTGAAGCCCTCTTGAGAGGCCAGGTGAAGACTCTTCTTCAGAAGGTTGAGGAAGAGGCGGAGCTCTCCAAGATCACCCTCGATAAACGCCCTTTCTTCAATCTTCAGGGGCTGATCAGCTCCCCCCTCGATCTTGTTGCACCGACCCCTGCAAACACACCTCAAATTCTCAATAATCAAATTGGGGATTGTGGTAATGATGGTTTCCCTTCTGTCACTACTGTTGCTGAGACATTTTTCATCCCACAG atgatgaatgGTGTGGTTGAGGAGGGGAAGCAAGACAGCGTTGAGACGGAGGAGAGCGTGATCACGAGGTCtttgtttcttgatttctCAGAGAAATCTGATTCATCTGATTGCTCATCCGTGGTGACTTACCAAGGAGTGTGCTTTGGggggagagagaaaaaggtcTCTACCGATAACgacgacgatgatgatgatgccTCGATATGGTCTATTCAGGTTAATGCAAGCAGCACTAGAGATGAAGATGACGATGAAGtagaagaagacgaagaagtCGTGCAAGGCTGCATCGAAGAGGAAAAGGAAGAGGAGTACTACTTAGTGGTGCATGACGATTGGATGATTGATGATGTTTGTGAAGGATTGAGCAAGATTAGCGTTGGGCCGAAGTTCGAAGGGAAGCACATCCGGTTCATCTACAACAGTGATGGAGAGATTGaaggaga